The Polynucleobacter sp. MWH-UH2A DNA segment GGCCAGTGTGTTGTGCGAAAACACTGCGTAGAAATTTCCATTCAAAGGCGCGGATGTAAGCGAACCATTTAGTGCAGCACTCAATAATAGGAAAAAAGTAATCGAGATGGCTACTGCCAATGACAAGAGTAGGCCATTCTTTTTGTATAAACCTCCTAATGGTTTTGGCCATGCATAAGCTATATAGGTTTCTTTACGAACCTGCGCCATGACTTGCGGAATATTGACTCCAAATTCATGTGGCGGAGCATATTGGCAAGCATGTAGACAGGCGCCGCAGTTGTGACAAAGGTTTGCTAAATAATTCACGACACTCGGAGTAAATTCAATGCGCCTTGTCATTGCTGGAAATACCGCACAGAATCCCTCGCAATAACGACAAGCATTACAGATCTGCAGCATGCGATCTGCCTCGGACTCTGGAGTTGTGACCAGAGTTCTCGCCTCCTGGATCAACGTATTAAGCGCTTGCATACTTAGACTCCATCGACTTTTGCGGCTTGCGCAGCCTGAACTCCAGCGGCGCGCCCAAATACGGTGCCAATTGCCATGCCGATACCAGCTGCATAACCTTTACCCAAAACATTGCCCGCCATCATCTCGCCAGCAACAAATAAATTTGAGCTAGGCACTCCATTAAATCGAACAGCAGCGGTTTCATCAGTCTTTAAACCAAGGTAAGTAAACGTCACGCCAGGACGAACTGCATATCCATAGAAAGGACCTTGATCAATTGGCAAAGCCCAGTGTGTTTTTGCAGGCTCAATACCTTCTGTATGGCAATCATCCAGAATGGTGTGATCAAAGCGACCTACTTTGCATGCTGCGTTATAAGTCTTTACGGTTTCTAAGAGGGCTTGAGGATCGAGACCTAGTTTGTTTGCGAGCTCCTCTAGAGTGTCGGCTTTCTCACCTGGAAATACTGGGGGCATAAAACGTCCGAGAACTTTTGAATCAATAATGGAATAGCCAATCTGCCCTGGCTGTTGCGCCACCAATCTTCCCCAGAAGGCATAGCGCTTTGGCCAAAAATCTTCGCCCTCATCAGAGAAGCGCTGGCCGTTTTTATTCACTACGATTCCGAATGAGACGGCATCAATGCGAGTGCAGATGCCACCGTCATATAAGGGTGCACGAGCATCAATCGCAACCATATGAGCCTGCGTAGGGTCGCTCACTGAGTCGGCCCCTAAGCCAATCAATTGCTTGATCAATACACCTTGGTTATAGCGTGTGCCGCGAATCAGAAAATTTTCCGCGGGAGATTCACCAAACTCATTAATGCCCCAGGCTTCTTTAAGCCATTCGCGATTAGACTCAAATCCACCAGCAGCCATAACACACGCCTTGGCTTCAATACGCTCATTGCCAACGTATGCCGCAATAAACTTACCGTCCTGAATTTCTACAGAAGATACAGGAGACTCATAACGAATCTGAACCCCCAACTTTTCTGCACTGCGATAGTAGGCATTCACCAATGCTTTACCGCCGCCCATAAAAAACGCATTGGTACGTGAAAGATTTAATGTGCCAGAAAGTGGTGGCTGAAAACGAACGCCATGATGTTGCATCCACTGACGACATTGCGATGAAGATCGAATAACATGACGTGCCAATTTTTCATCTGTGTGGCCACTGGTGACTTTTAATACGTCCTGCCAATACTCTTCTTCAGAATAGGATTCCAGCATCACATCTTCGGGTTGATTGTGCATCGCGCGAATATTGCGCGTATGAGAAGAATTGCCGCCACGCCACGCCTTTGGTGCAGCCTCTAAAAGGAGCACGCTAGCGCCTGCCTCTCTAGCCATCAGAGCAGCACATAGAGCAGCATTGCCGCCACCAATTACTAGAACATCAACCATGAGGCTTTTAGAAGAAAAGAAAATACTTTACTGTTTTTTTGATTTATTTACCAAGACCCAAATCAAGCATTAGCAGATCGGCTCTTGGTTGAAGATACCCAAATACCCAGCACGATCAGAGCAAATGCCAAGCCGTGGAATAGCTGCGGGGGCTCACCCAACATAGCAGCCGATAACAGTGCAGTAAACAAAGGAATGAAGTTTGCAAAGAATGCGGCAACAGTGGGGCCTGCGCCATTAACCCCTAACCCCCAGCAACGATAGGCAATTAATGAGGGACCTACTGCCACAAACAAAATCAGAGAGCCAGTCCATGCATTGAGCTCGAGATGGGCATGCCCCATAGCTATCTCAAAACCATCAAAGATACTGGTCCATAGCAAGCCCACCAATACCTGCGCCATTAAGAAATCTGCCCATGGCCACTGTCGCTCAGTGCTGGAGCCTGGACGACTCAGCATCCAACTATAAAAAGCCCACAAAATTGTGGCCAACATAATCAACAAGTCGCCCACTACCATTTGCATGGAAAGTAATGCGGATAACTCACCTCTCGTCAGTACTATTGCCACGCCTACCAGTGACACGATTGCCCCAAACAACTGCAATAGACTGGGTTTCACCTGATACCAGATGGCACCGATCAAGAGCATCCAAATTGGCATGCTGGCGCCAATCAGGGTGACATTAATTGCGGTTGAAGTCTGCAGAGCTAGATATAGCAATACGTTGTAGCTGCCAACCCCAAATAGCCCTAACAAGATAAAACGTTGCTTGCTTTGCCACAAAGCACTTTGAGGTTTAAAGACGCGCCAACCCAGCGGTAATAACAATAAAGCAGCCAATCCCCAACGCACCGCACTGAGTGTGATTGGCGAAACACTTCCCACCAAAAGTCGCCCCGCAATCGCATTCCCCGCCCAGAGGGCTGTGGCAATGAGCAAATAAGCGGCGGTAGCAAGGGTCAGCTTAGGCATTTAGGTATTTAGGCTTAGTGGATTAGGCGCTACCTAGCATTGTAGAAACAATTGCCTGGTATTGCTAAGATAGAGCTTAATTAGACGCATACAAATACAGATGAAGGATTGATTGTGCCAGTAATTACCAATATCGAAGACTTGCGGGTACTTCACAAAAAACGCACCCCCAAGATGTTCTACGACTACGCAGATTCTGGTTCTTGGACCGAGTCCACCTATCGCGCTAATGAATCTGATTTTCAGAAAATTAAATTACGCCAGCGTGTAGCCGTCGACATGACCAACCGCACCACCAAAACCAAAATGGTGGGACAAGAAGTGGCAATGCCGGTTGCGCTTGCACCTACTGGACTCACCGGCATGCAACATGCCGATGGAGAAATTTTGGCGGCCAAAGCCGCTGAAAAGTTTGGCGTACCATTTTGCCTTTCAACCATGAGCATTTGCTCCATTGAAGATGTTGCCGAACGCACAAGCAAACCCTTTTGGTTTCAACTGTATGTCATGAAAGACCGTGGCTTTATTGAGCGCTTAATAGAACGCGCTAAAGCCGCAAAATGTTCCGCTCTTGTTTTGACGCTAGATCTGCAAATTCTCGGGCAACGACATAAGGATTTAAAAAATGGTTTGTCTGCGCCACCAAAATTGACTATCGCCAATATGATCAATATGGCCACTAAGCCGCGCTGGTGCTTAGGCATGGCGATGACGCCTCGCAGAACCTTCAGGAATATTGTTGGCCATGCCACTGGCGTAGGCAACATGTCATCACTCTCCTCCTGGACTGCCGAGCAATTTGATCCAGGCCTCAATTGGGGTGACGTGGAGTGGATTAAAAAACTCTGGGGTGGAAAACTGATTATCAAAGGCATCTTGGATGCAGAGGATGCAAGATTAGCCGCAAACTCTGGCGCTGATGCATTGATTGTTTCCAATCATGGCGGTCGCCAACTCGATGGTGCCGTTTCTAGTATTCAGGCGCTTCCAGGAATTGTGGATGCAGTAGGCAACGATATTGAAGTATGGATGGATGGCGGCATTCGTTCGGGTCAAGATGTACTCAAAGCTTGGGCTCTTGGTGCTCGCGGAACTATGATTGGTCGCCCCTTCCTTTATGGCTTAGGTGCGATGGGCGAAGCAGGCGTAACAAAATGCCTTGAACTCATTCACAATGAACTAGATATCACCATGGCGTTTACAGGTCATCGCGATATTCAGAATGTCACTAAAGATATTTTGTATCCAGGAACCTTCTAAATTTCTTACTTACTAAACCACCCCGTCTTGGTCTTTGGAGCTTCGCTTCTAACCTTTTCTTTGTCTGTTTGGTTTGGCAATGCAATACTGAGCCGCTTTAGAAGCAAAGATACTGAAACATCACAAGATCTGGGCGTCATTCAGACGGCAACACTGACATTATTAGGTCTGATTATCGGCTTCACCTTCTCTATGGCGATCGACCGCCATGATATTCGCGAAACCCTAGAAGAGACTGAAGCCAATGCTATTGGCACCGAGTATCTGAGAGCGGATCTATTGCCACCACAAGCCTCTGCAAGAACGAAAGATCTACTTCAACAATATCTAGAACAGCGCATCCTGTTTTATTCAAAACAGGACAAGGAAAAGATTCAGGCGATTCGTCAAAAAACAGATGAGCTCCAAGACGCCCTATGGAAAGAAGTAATGCCAATCGCGCGTACCCAAACTTCACCTACTAATGCCTTAATTATTTCCGGCATGAATGACGTTTTAAATTCCCAAGGGTATGTTCAGGCAGCCTGGTGGAATCGTATACCTTATGCTGCATGGTCCTTAATGGCTGCTATTGCTGTTTGCGCCAACTTGCTTGTTGGCTTTGGCGCTCGAAATTTCAAAAAGAATGTGGGGCTGTTTATGATTTTCCCATTCGTTACATCAGTTTCTTTCTTCTTAATTGCGGATATCGACAGCCCAAGAGGCGGCGTTATTCGTATTGAACCTCGAAACCTTATCACCCTCCAAAACAGTCTGAGAACCAAGGGTGCCTCTCTTAATTAGTAATATTCAATAGGGCTCTGAGCTCGATATCAGGGATTTTTCCCTAATGTTGATAGTGTTAATGAGATTGATTATCATTTGTGGTATTTCATGATTTATGGCAATGCAAATGACAAAAACCCAGTACCACCCTATCTCGATCCTGTTTCATTGGCTTGTCGTAGTATTGCTGATTGCTGCGTTTGTAGTGATTGAGCTCAAGGGGCAATTTCCAAAAGGAAGTGAAGCGCGAGAACTCACCAAAACGATTCATGGCTTCATTGGACAAATTATCTTTGTCATCATGGCTTTACGTTTGTTTGTGCGGGTTCTACTTGGGGCACCAGAACCCAAAAACTCTAGCCAAGCATTAGCTACTCTCTCCAAAGCAATGCATTGGCTGCTGTACGCAATACTATTGATAGCGCCGATCTTTGGCATTCTGTATTTCCAATACGCAGGCAAAGAAATTCATTTCTTTGGCTTCACATGGCCCCAGTTGGTTACCCCCGACCCTGCAATGAAAAAATCAGTCGAGAATTTTCATGAGCTTC contains these protein-coding regions:
- the tcuA gene encoding FAD-dependent tricarballylate dehydrogenase TcuA, whose protein sequence is MVDVLVIGGGNAALCAALMAREAGASVLLLEAAPKAWRGGNSSHTRNIRAMHNQPEDVMLESYSEEEYWQDVLKVTSGHTDEKLARHVIRSSSQCRQWMQHHGVRFQPPLSGTLNLSRTNAFFMGGGKALVNAYYRSAEKLGVQIRYESPVSSVEIQDGKFIAAYVGNERIEAKACVMAAGGFESNREWLKEAWGINEFGESPAENFLIRGTRYNQGVLIKQLIGLGADSVSDPTQAHMVAIDARAPLYDGGICTRIDAVSFGIVVNKNGQRFSDEGEDFWPKRYAFWGRLVAQQPGQIGYSIIDSKVLGRFMPPVFPGEKADTLEELANKLGLDPQALLETVKTYNAACKVGRFDHTILDDCHTEGIEPAKTHWALPIDQGPFYGYAVRPGVTFTYLGLKTDETAAVRFNGVPSSNLFVAGEMMAGNVLGKGYAAGIGMAIGTVFGRAAGVQAAQAAKVDGV
- a CDS encoding DMT family transporter, encoding MPKLTLATAAYLLIATALWAGNAIAGRLLVGSVSPITLSAVRWGLAALLLLPLGWRVFKPQSALWQSKQRFILLGLFGVGSYNVLLYLALQTSTAINVTLIGASMPIWMLLIGAIWYQVKPSLLQLFGAIVSLVGVAIVLTRGELSALLSMQMVVGDLLIMLATILWAFYSWMLSRPGSSTERQWPWADFLMAQVLVGLLWTSIFDGFEIAMGHAHLELNAWTGSLILFVAVGPSLIAYRCWGLGVNGAGPTVAAFFANFIPLFTALLSAAMLGEPPQLFHGLAFALIVLGIWVSSTKSRSANA
- a CDS encoding cytochrome b — protein: MTKTQYHPISILFHWLVVVLLIAAFVVIELKGQFPKGSEARELTKTIHGFIGQIIFVIMALRLFVRVLLGAPEPKNSSQALATLSKAMHWLLYAILLIAPIFGILYFQYAGKEIHFFGFTWPQLVTPDPAMKKSVENFHELLGNSLYFLIGIHALAALWHHYIRKDDVLTRILPKMKRVSN
- a CDS encoding alpha-hydroxy acid oxidase; the protein is MPVITNIEDLRVLHKKRTPKMFYDYADSGSWTESTYRANESDFQKIKLRQRVAVDMTNRTTKTKMVGQEVAMPVALAPTGLTGMQHADGEILAAKAAEKFGVPFCLSTMSICSIEDVAERTSKPFWFQLYVMKDRGFIERLIERAKAAKCSALVLTLDLQILGQRHKDLKNGLSAPPKLTIANMINMATKPRWCLGMAMTPRRTFRNIVGHATGVGNMSSLSSWTAEQFDPGLNWGDVEWIKKLWGGKLIIKGILDAEDARLAANSGADALIVSNHGGRQLDGAVSSIQALPGIVDAVGNDIEVWMDGGIRSGQDVLKAWALGARGTMIGRPFLYGLGAMGEAGVTKCLELIHNELDITMAFTGHRDIQNVTKDILYPGTF